The genomic DNA tctggcgactgtatagaacgaagcttttccacataacgccttttatgcaacacatccagtgagtttacggcatctgaaagcaccgggtcttccatgaaatgcattttaaattcctcgatcaattgaaaacaatgctaatacagagacaaaatgacggacaagtgggcggaaccacacagcgagcacgtggttttgtgacgtcggtgggtagggtatataccTTCAAACCGGTAATCATCACATGTCTAACTGCTAATTTAGGAACTATATAAAATAAAGATGTTTACCGATAAGCTTGTCTCGAGGCAAAAAAAAGTAACTCCAAGTTGACATGTTAGATTTGCATGTCAAACAGTCATTTCCCCTAAAAACCCAACCAATGTAGAACAAATGCAAGATTATTCCTTTATTAAATAAAGTCTTCGTATTGGTATTACACTGGGAATTGCTACCTACTAGAACGTAAAGGGAAGTAGGTAAGGTAAGTATGAAGCCTACCATGTTTGCAGAATAAGAGTATCTATGCATCACTGAGTCAAAAACGACGTGGAATGGCTACTGGAAAGGTAGaaattcatgtttttacatgtcaCTACAATTTAAAACCTGTGCAAAAGATTTTTGAGATCTCAACAAAGTCCACTTCCTGTTGTCTACTTTCTCTTTCATAGTTGTTTGCCACTCAGGAATTCAAATTCTTTCCATAGCACCGCATAGTATTTCAGTCCCATAGTCAGGTTCAAATTCCCAAAGtaggtgtttttcatttttaaatccgCCATCAGTAACCATGTTGACTCTTGACAGGGCTCGTTCATGTATTGTTTTAAATTCCCAGGTTGTCTGTCACTCTGTTAGCAGATCAGGTGGAAGTTTTTCTGCACCGCCCACTTGTAAGTACAGACATCCCTCCCCCGGGCGAGTTGCGCTTCCCACGGTCTTTATAGGGTAGGGGCGGGGCTTCTGTCATTCTCCTTACGTATGGCCCATCCTGAAACCGTGAACTTGGGGTCAAAGTGGTCGGATATGTCGTGTTGTCGTAAAACGTCTAATTGCGTAGGCAATGTACTGAATAACTGTTACGATACAGACAATGGTCAGGTGCAGTGCTgcagacggcgatagacgtccaatccatttttactgggagagtcattggcagccaaagagtgaaGGTAGTAGGAAAGCCACAGAGAAGATGATCGACTTGGTGTTTTGCATGAAAGGTATAATTTTTCCCATTTAAACTAACAACAGCGCTAATACTAGTAAGGATGGGAATTTCGACTAATTTCCCGAGTCTCAGATTTTATTTGCGACTAGTCGGCTAGTCTATAAGTAAGAAAACTCGCAATTTAATACAcatattaaataaaaagtttaaaatgcaaaaagtttgtatatttacgAACTATTTTAATCCTAAACATTCAGGTcaagttgtttatttaaattcCATTGAATAACTGAATGAATAAAGGTAAACCCTTGAAAGAGAAAcatagtacaggccaaaagtttggacacacgttgtcatttgtgcgttttctttattttcatgactatttacattataaattctcactgaaggtaataaaactgaataaacacttgtggaattatgtacttagcaaaaaaaaaaaggtgaaataactaaaaacatgtagATATTCTAATATCTTTTAAGTGTTTACCCATTGctctaattacttttttgcacactcttgccattctcttgatgagcttcaagggagtcccctaaaatggttctgacttcacaggtatgccttttcagggttgattgTTGGAATTTATTGCCTTATCAATGGgtttgggaccttcatttgtgttgcattgaatgaggtgtgtccaaacttttggccagtagTGTACATTTcttgtttgccaaaacttccccAAACTTTGTGTCCTTGCTCCCATCTACGTTTGTGTGTGGGGAAGGGGGGGGGCATTTCTGTCCCTGGCTGCTCAGCCTGTTTACAAAGAGGCAGAGGCACGAAGACCAAAAGATGCATGACGCTGCTTTTAACAGACTAGTAAAATACAAAACGTTTAATTATGAGTTGGCGGTTAAACTATTAAATGACTAGCCGTGCACATCCCTAAATACTAGTACAAATCAACAGTTTAATGATTTGTCAACTCATCGATCTACTAGTATATCggtttatttattgtttatagttcagaaatctgagaatatttactgttattttttatttaaaaaaatagagcAATTACATGTAAtagataagtttttttttttttttaattattaaaaaaatttaaatgtaggAGAATATTTACCAGTTTTTTTACCTCATTTTTTTAAGTATAcaagttttaatttaaaaaaaaatatacagaaatAAGAATATTCACTAATAAAACGATTGAGTTTAACAATGGTcctaaagcaggggtgggcaaactattccacaaagggccgcagtgggtgcgggtttttgttcatacccatcatgaggacagccgttcaccaatctggtttcttacaagtgcaatcagttgattgcagtcaggtgcttcttgtttccactgaaacctcattggttcaactgtctttgctgaatcagttggaacaaagaccaggacccactgcggccctcgaggaccggtttgcccacccctgtcctAAAGCAATGACCCTctaccggtggccgaaaaggtcATTGCATATACTTAATTTtgctatatatgaatttaaaatgaagactttgtaaaatgttgtctataaaagttgtaaagcaataaaacaaagaacaaaaatgaatgaaatgaacaagaaaaatgtttatcatgggtccaaattatttttcgaacgcatcgtgtgactagcaccttagagacggccatttgctttgcttagccaaaaccacctgaggacagattcTGGCTggattattcagtcaaaaaggatgcggcgtctacttctcctCTAGGTAAGACTAAAGTAACCGCAGTGCTcacgcacccacacacacacccacccacacaGCTTGGATGCCAGTATGTCCGAGCATaggctaagctactatcggagcatatatcttgtaatttaatataattgctGACCCTGCGTTTCGGATTCATCAACTTGTCTTGGCCCCCCCCCccggccacaaaagtcaaactccacctatgtcctaaagcaggggtccccaacctcttATTTGGGTCTATttatcacggaccggtgttctgtcaaattttgcaccctgatAAAATTTTGCTCACAAAGCTTTGGTGGTGGTGaataaagccctcttttatattcagttggactctcaatgttatccaacggtgctaaaacactatttacatcattaacatacatgtgcaacacgaaaatggcataaattaatgcttaacgacacggcgaagtcgttaagtgagagagctgcgtgcagttgttgtgtgcagctaagatGCCAAACGTAAATTAATATAACTATTtttaaagcaagtttgtagtgtgtactgtggaatcgctgcattcgcggtcatttttaacgttacgcgcatgccaaatttgtcagaacaccggcaatgtgcggcaaaaaattacaacaaatataaaatatcatttgtttttagccccgtcgtgttaagtgcagggaaagtaCAACCCACCCGCTGAATAAGTGGGAGGCCTGaacttgtttcgttgagacgacatGGTCCCGAGATAGGAGAGTGAGAgatgcccgcttcacaaagatacgatgttggaaattgtaggacAGTATTtagtgctctcctagcgatatcaggatattccgaaatgactttaatccagaacctcggtagggttattgtctcaaatgtacgtttaaggtctgcGTGATTTACGATCTCTACAAgcggatattcctgttgcacagacatgctggaatcactcggtttattcacatccgggtcacaaatccactccctcgctgttcgtgggtctttagtgattgggaagtggcatagattttgttttcttgaaggttgtaggctcatcttctggctcgtcaggttcccttttccccataaaaaatctgttcaaagacgtctgtttttcggtccttctagtgtggggggctaattatttccaggaACAAATGTGACGGGCGACGACCTACATCATGTTATTctcgaggccaagcgcacatagatatacaaaacaagatgtactgctaacagtccaatcaatgcatttctatgacgacctcctatcctgtagttgtatatctagagtagacagggatattgctgtgttaagcggcacaggccaaagtcgatCGGGCAGAATGCAGttgtaataaattatttattatttctgcgcggcccggtaccaaatgcactacggaccggtaccggtccgcggcccggtcgttggggacccctgtcctAAAGGATTAATTGACAATCAAAAGAGTTGGattaatttgataattgattaTTTGTCATTTTATCACTCGTGGAAGCTCTAAATATGGCACATGCCATTTAATGTAAAAGTAAGTTGGTTTGATTGTGGCAAGACCAAGAAtgttgaaattttgcaaaaactttactgtttaaaaaaaaaaaaaaaaacaacgtaacGCAACATGAAATCTATGATAACTACCATTAACTTATcaaagttgacttattttgACTTGGCAATCAAATAGTGTTGAGCTTACCGAGAGGTCGGCAGCAACGCGGTGGGCTTTTTGCAAGCTTTGGAGTGTCACTCCAAGTCGGTACAGAATAGCCTGCTTGTCTGCCTGATTAGGCTATCATGTGTAGATGAAACCACACTCAAAAGCAAAGCTTCGCTTAATCACATTAGTGATGGCATGGAAAGAGGAATATGGCACACACACTTGTGTAGTGTGTTACGCGGCGCTGACTCGTAGCATTTGCTAATTGGCGTTGGAGTGTTTAATCAGGCAAGTTGtgcatacacaaacaaaaaaatagaaggTAGGCAATTTCAAACGGTGTGATCATAGAACCAATTAATCTcaacacatcaaaaattccTTTGAAGATGCTAACCATCCCAACAAGTAAGCAGTTGTGAGCATTCTTGATGCTGAGAAAGACTCAGCAAAAGCgatggaaaatgacaaatgCCCATTTTCCCATGATCCTCCCATGTCTGGAGGCCCACTCCTCTAATGCTGGGCGTCTTTCCACCCCTGATGAATCTGATCCCCAGCCCGAGGCGAGAGACATACCTCTGCGGAGGTGACCTCTCAGAGTTTACTCGTCGCTTgcgtgttttgtttgtttgttttcacttCTTGCATAACAGCTTGTTGGGGGTTTTCTAGTTTAATAAGAAGGGAGTCAATGATTGATGTCTTCCTCTGTGTACACGGACACAGGCCGGGATGCTCCGCAACTAATTGTGCATGTGTTTTTGCCCCAGTGCGTGCATGTTTATGTCTCTGCACCCATGTTCATCTGTGTCTGCGGGAGTCTAATCTGAGGTTGGCTCCAGCTGGCTGTGTGGACCTGATGGGAGGGTGGGAAAGGCAAGGAAGCGGGTACGCGACTCCTCCCTGAGTTCTTCATTAACTCCAGGCAGGACCGCGACAAAGAATTCAAAGAACAATGGTGCAAAAGCacacaaaaacaataataataatgataataaaaaagtTCCTTCCTCATGATTTTGTGcctgtaatgtaaaaaaaacttcacatttaAATTAGCATAAAATTATGACGAAATGATAGTTGCCAAAGctatattttagtttttataaaACAATGTAACTTGCCACACTTGCTCACTTGCCACAACAACTTTATTAAGCcatcaaaaaatgcatttgtgaTTCTTGCAATATGTTGTTATgcaaaaatggagaaaattacctaattggcgtaatgttttttttttttttttctcaatgaatTAATGATTTTTCCTAAATTAGTCATAATCTTTTGTGAAATTcccattttttcaaattgtaaaattgttttcttactgtctgTTGACTTATTATTCATTGTATTTAAACTTGTTTTTCATATTAGATTCAAATTCAATTTAATCGTCTAAATTGATACCTGTATTTGTACTAATTACAGGTTTATTCTCGTGACATTTCAAAACCTTTATGTggtaaaattaataaaacctaTTCTTGTAAACTCCAGATTTATCATTTCTCTAAATAACTACTTTATGATcataaaatgataaaaattcCAATTTATAGTCCTCAACATTTTCCTTTTCCTCATTTTAGTACAAATTCATCCTACTGTCATAAAATGCAATAGAATGCAATCAGTCGAGAGTCGGTCACGGGATTAAAATCCCAAAAAACAAGCCAACTTGTTGACATTCCTCAGCTATCTTTTTCCCGGCCCGGAAAACGAATGGGATAACAGACCCCGCTGCTCTTCGTCACTCCTCGGCGGCGGTACAAGAAGACAATTGAGGGCGCCGTTTTCAAAGTGGCGTATTGTTCCTGGTGATGGTGGTGGGGTGGTGTATTCTGTCTGTCAGCGGGCGGTACTTGGCGGTGACGGCTGCGATGGCACCCCATCTGGATTCGCGGTTCTCTTTTACTGGAGGAAAGGTTCTGCCAGGCTCAAACTAAGGCAAAGGTGCTATCAGTCTTTTCAGTCATTGCATTTTTTGTACGGTTTTTACATCCTTCCTTTTGCCATTTGTAGTACGAAATAATCTGTCTTTCGGTAATTTCTTGGCATCATGTTCGACGGGTTTAACAGCAACATTTTACTTTTCAAGAAAGATATTTACGTCATAGTACGCACTAAGCCAAAAGTGAAAGTTCGGCAATTGTCGTTAACCTGGAGGAAGCGTagcaatttatcgcattaatcaCAACGGATTAGCATTTTTTCATCGCTTAGTCATGCTCTGAGAGGCCCGCTTCAAAGGGCCAGCTGCGGTTACCACCACTGTGAgtcgcgcacacacacatacacagtcGAAGACCCCAACCCGGGCCTCAGCTCCCCTCTGACTTTCAAATCGCAGCACTTGTGTTAAATGCACGTCATTTTCCAAGTGTgtgtttgctttttttcttaCGCCATTAAGAGAGCAAGTCTTTGTTTATCTGTGACTCATCCAAACACAAAGAGTGCTGTAGTGTAAGCAACCATTATCTGTCAATGTGCTCATTTTGTGAGTGCTTATTCAGGATTTACTTGTGCAGTAGCTGCAACCCAATCACTGGGCTAATTCCTCTACCTTTTATTCGGTACTCCCCCAATATAGTGGTGCatataatgaaaaatgaatggcTGGCAGTGTTTCTGTTCTATTGATGAGATGAGCATctgatccgtttgaactggaaggggctGGCAGAGATCATTTTCAGCCCTCCCATCAACAGATTGGTCAATGATCAAAACAGAATGTCCCTGCCAATTGTTCAGTGTCTCTGTTTGCCTCTGCAGGCAGAACCGGAGGACAGAGTCTCGTCTACAAGCGAAGACTCTCTCCCTCCCCCTCGCCTCAACTCTTCCAACGCAGAACCTCCGATCCGGAGTCTCCCCCTCAGTGACTTGTACCCGTTTCACGGTCAACCCGAGAGGAGCGTCGTTCCGTTCTTACAGCCGATCACCGTAGGCCCAGCTGCCGCGGACGATAACCTCACGAACGGTGTTGACTTCTCTTCCGGGAAGCCCGGATCATCGAGAATCATGAGGCTGTTTTCCAGCTCCAGGAAGGATTCTTTCACCGCGCCTGCCACCGAAAGTCCCGTTGGTCTCCCCGGACTCGGCATGGTGGACTCATTTAAAAAGCTACGCTCCTCAGTTCTCCAGGGGATTCAGAGCCGTGGAGCAAGTGGACTAGTTGGGAAGTGTGCAACTGAAAACGTCAATACCGTCTCAAATGATGCCACTGATTATCTGTCTAACGGAAATTTGACCGCAAGTCACTGTGACTCGGAAATTGACGATGACGAGGACATCGAAGGCCTTCAACGTAATTCCCGCTTCTCGCGGAGTATGAGGAGGGCGTACGGGTCAGGACGCATTATCATGTCAGACAAAAATGAAGAGCGCATTGCAGAAGGTAGCATAGAACACAAGAAAGCAAAGATCAACGGGCAAGCGGAAAACATCTCTCATACAACTGTGCTAAGCAAATTGAGTAAGAGTGCGGAAAACCTTCCTGTTTTTAAAATACCGTTCAGACGCAAAGCCCCTACGCCGTCCCCTCAGTCAGCTCCCCAGAAGGGTACCTCATCAAACGGGACACCGAACATTCAGAGGACCACCAGTGCTTCCTCAGCCGACTTCGCCGATCGCAGAAAGACCTCAATGAGGATGAAGGCACCCATGTTTAAGCTGGTCGGCAGCATGACCGACTTAAACATCTTGCGCAGGCCAAGTCGCTCGCCCTCCCCAGGCCCACCCACTCTGATGTCACCCCTGAGCAGTCTCCACGACGACTACTCCCGACGCGTGCCTTGCCGCAGTGCTAGTGAGCGCCGGCGCCGACCCTCGCCCGTCAGAGCCCGGGTCATGTCTGCGGGGCACGCCGTATTGGTTCATGCGCCACCCGAATGTAACGTTGCAGCGGAAGATGGATCGCTGGAGATTGCCACATGCGGGTTTGTGACAGTGAACCGTTCCCCTCCAGAAAGCCAAAAAGAAGACCTACCAAATGAGGTGAGTTAGGAGACTATTTTTGATGTAAAGAAAGCACAGTGTGATTTAAACTTTAATTCATAACTAGCTAGTCATGACTGTTAGCTAGTTTTGTCGCAAAAGTGTGGTGCCCAGTCACTTTAAGAACAGTCGCAAActaattttttcagaatgttttAGTTTCTGCTTCGATATTAGGAGCAAAAATTATGTGATTGGACCAGTCCTGAGTCCACTCTTACAACTCTCGCATGATTTTATCTTATGATAGCTTCATGCCAAAGCTACCCAACGGTCTCCAACCGACTGTGTTTAACTCTATTTCCGCTGTTTGCAtagtataaaatgtatattatttatttcttttggcAATATCCTTGTACATTTGAACTGTTTTGAGAGATTTGTAGCcattaaaccccccccccccccccttttttttttttgtttttgtttttgttttgtttttttaaaacaccgATTTATGTGATCAGATCCTGGGCATCCCTATCTGGTATTCTAAAGCTCATCTACAGCCACTCATTTCTGTTTGCCTTAAGACTAAATATTTTGAACCAGCGAATCTTGTCAAGCAGTCATTATGTTTCCCTCTCCTCTTTATTGCTAAGCTCAGTTCTTCAGGGTTTACCATCAGCTCGATAAAGCAAAGCCAACAAAGCTGCAGTTGCACACGAGCAGTAGCTGATTGGAAATCATTAAGTCACAATTAGGCTTCGGGTTAGGTTTCAACCAGCGAAGAAAGGATCAGGAAAAGGCCTAGATTGAATTTCGCTGAACAGGTCTGACCCTTGTGTTAAGATGTGAAAGAAACTCCTTTTATCAAGCcattttttgttataattgtttcAATGTCACTGTCATGTGCAACGTCTGCTCTGTTTGCCCTCCATGTGATATATCGACTGGCGCCGGGTCACATGCTAGACCTGGCTGTCCTGTGCTTTAAGGAACAGGCTAGGTTAATGATTAGTCGTCCCTTGTGCGAAAGGGCAAAATTTGTGGGTGGGCAGCTCGAAACGCGCGTATGGATTCTTCAGTCCAGTTAGCCCGGCAGAACAAAGTCCAGCAATGATACATTTGAGTCGTTAACTAGGACAGTTAAAAATCCTGGAGTGCATTctggttcttttttttccccgtttgaGGATGATTAAGTCACTGTAGGAACAAAATTCTTCGGCCTGTGAGGCTGCATGTGTTTCACAATGGTGCTAGCCCTCTGCGTGCCTTTCCGTTGTGCGTGTGGCGGTTCCGATCCAGACCGGGAGAATCGAAAGGTGAGGTTTGATTGTTGCCAACTGGTTGGGTCAATATTTACACCTGAAATCAAATAAACCGTGATAGTATTTTATTGCAGAATATTTGTAATACTTGAATTGGTTCATTTTTCAGGGAAGCCAGATAATATTGATTCAAGTAGCTTTGCGGCGATTTCCGATCcaatcaaaacaattcttggACCTGGTTGAGCAGCAGTAGCTGTTTCTGATTAACAGATGTATTCGATACGTACACATTGAAGGGTTTCACATAAAGCAATATTTTGATGGCTTTGCGAAGTTTTCTTTTGTTTATACTGCAGTTGCATTGATCCTATTTCATACAGTGTTGTATTGCCTAAGTGCTTTTAGTGACTGAGAATCACCTCACGTGATAAACCTGTTTTTTAAGTAGCAATGCTGATACTGTCTCTCTGATTCTTTTACTTTCTCATTTAGACATTTCTCTTTCTGATGTTCTTCAAAGTTTGTCTTTCTTCAAGGGGTTTACTTTTTAATGACTTATTATGAGATGAACGATATGCAGGGGCACAAACTGATGCAAATGCCTCTATCAATGAATTTTCTGATCCTGATGTCTGATGatcaataaatgttttttttttaagcctgtGTAGTTTGTCCAACATTTTGACTCGTCACTACTGCTAATGTAAATATTTGTCACGATTGCCAGGTGACATCAGAGGAGCAAAGGCAGGAAGTGTTGGGCCAAGCCAATGGTGACTCCCCGGAAACCAGCGGGAGCACCTCTCCCctttccccagtcttcctctcgGAGTCCCCAACGTCGCCCAGCCCAGAGACCACCGCTGTCAAGTCCCGGCGACGAAGCGGGCGCCCGAGACCACGGCCCATCTCGGACTACGGACAGCTTCTCTCCAGGAGGCATTGCATTCCCGAGGAGGCGGTCGTGTTGAACCCAGATGAGAGGACACGGTCCCTAAATCAGGATGGCATCGGGAACGGAGTTTGTGAAAGTGGAGAGGAGTGCACCGTGGATGGGAACGTACCTGGCAGGTTGCCACAGAGACCCGTGTCCGTAATGGGAGTGGAGGACTTGTTTTCCCCCGATGAGGAGCATCTTCCCTCTGTGCGGTTCTTTATTATTTTAGTATGTCAGAGAGGCACTGTTCAGAATCATACAAGCTGGTACCGTTCTTGAATGTTGAGACTTGCTAAATCCAAGAATGCTTTCTTCTCTGGTCCTCCCTCGCAGCCTCTGTCACGGCCGCCCATTCCCTCCCATCAGGTGCCCCCCTACAAGGCCGTTTCGGCCAGGTTCCGCCCCACCCTCCTCTCCCAGAGCACCCCCATCGGACTGGATCGCGTGGGCAGGAAAAAGCTGCACCGAGTGCTTAGCGGTAGGGACAGTCGAGTCAGGGGAGAATGTCTGTAAATCCTTCTCGATATGCCtcgattgcattttttttgctccgCAGATGGTGTTTCGGACAGTTCAGCAGCGCTGGACGACAGCGTGAGTgaagaagaagaggaagaaGGTAGTTTTGACGCCGATATAACACCATACCTGGAACCGGGCGTGGAACTGTCTATGCTAGTCGAGGTGAGTCGTCTTCTGTCAAAATATGGGGAATTTCATGGCATGATAACAATATGCCACAATTTAGTATATTTTAATTACTTGATGGGGAAAAAGaagttattaaaaaaagagaaaagttAAAATTGACGTGTTTGGCTTCGTTAGCAGATGATTCTTAGTAGTAGCTGTAGTGTCTGTGTATTCACCATTGCCATCCCTCACTTCAATTGGACACCTATCGCTGTTAATGGTCCTGATAAATGATCATTGACTTCCATCCCTCCTTGTAGAAATTGATTTGTCTGTCACTATCAATGGAAGCTAACGAGTTTACCGTTTGTCTTATTTATGCACCACGtatttgtgttgtgttgtgattagggttgttccgatcatgtttttttgctcccgatccgatcccgatcgttttagtttgagtatctgccgatcccgatatttcccgatccgattgcttttttttttttttttgctcccaattcaattccaatcattcccgataattttttccgatcatatacattttggcaatgatagaaagacttgtaattgtgATCAACTTctgcctttcttccccacatagcCTCCCACgtcatttttaattgctgagagaggtatcgtAAGgcgttagccatttaaaaaatggctccaaaagcTGACAAAATTCTCTCAACTCATTATTCGTTGTCTTATAGCGCTATCTATAAGTAAAACGACgttattatagattgaacgcgacaatgcgtgagtggctcgtgcagcgcatgcgttaattatttaacgtgattaatcaaaaaaaattaattgccgctgtcaacccaataaatttgatagccctgctttaagccaaaactactccggatgagtgatagacattttgtcagtaa from Corythoichthys intestinalis isolate RoL2023-P3 chromosome 20, ASM3026506v1, whole genome shotgun sequence includes the following:
- the spata13 gene encoding spermatogenesis-associated protein 13 isoform X1, whose amino-acid sequence is MSRAEPEDRVSSTSEDSLPPPRLNSSNAEPPIRSLPLSDLYPFHGQPERSVVPFLQPITVGPAAADDNLTNGVDFSSGKPGSSRIMRLFSSSRKDSFTAPATESPVGLPGLGMVDSFKKLRSSVLQGIQSRGASGLVGKCATENVNTVSNDATDYLSNGNLTASHCDSEIDDDEDIEGLQRNSRFSRSMRRAYGSGRIIMSDKNEERIAEGSIEHKKAKINGQAENISHTTVLSKLSKSAENLPVFKIPFRRKAPTPSPQSAPQKGTSSNGTPNIQRTTSASSADFADRRKTSMRMKAPMFKLVGSMTDLNILRRPSRSPSPGPPTLMSPLSSLHDDYSRRVPCRSASERRRRPSPVRARVMSAGHAVLVHAPPECNVAAEDGSLEIATCGFVTVNRSPPESQKEDLPNEVTSEEQRQEVLGQANGDSPETSGSTSPLSPVFLSESPTSPSPETTAVKSRRRSGRPRPRPISDYGQLLSRRHCIPEEAVVLNPDERTRSLNQDGIGNGVCESGEECTVDGNVPGRLPQRPVSVMGVEDLFSPDEEHLPSPLSRPPIPSHQVPPYKAVSARFRPTLLSQSTPIGLDRVGRKKLHRVLSDGVSDSSAALDDSVSEEEEEEGSFDADITPYLEPGVELSMLVEWISSGHAVYAEALWDHVTMEEEELAFKAGDVIRILDASHKDWWWGRGPEKEAWFPSCFVRVRVNQEDSSAGSVESVADQEDPVPREVHSSQHRQQMRTNVVQEIMNTERIYIKHLKDICEGYIRQCRKHPDMFTEPQLKTIFSNIEDIYQFQRQFLRDLEKKYNKEQPHLSEIGSCFLLQGEGFSIYSEYCNTHPAACAELQRLMKSSRYKHFFEWCRLLQQMIDISIAGFLLTPVQKICKYPLQLGELLKYTPKDHSDHSGVSDAYEAMKNVASLINERKRRLESVDAIAHWQVAILRWEGPDVLVRSSELIHSGELTRILRQGKMQQRSFFLFDHQLVFCKKDVLRRDLLHYRGRLDMDITEVLDIPDGRDPDLGLTLRNALRLRNAETLEFVCMLCCRKLEDKERWLQAFSKERRRVKEDQEMGIEISEEQRKQAIANARRAKQGKIKTVGYSGSVPPHHQTLHPLHQRHVTIPTSVPQQQVFSLAEPPKRKPYQLLYSITRNALFKKST
- the spata13 gene encoding spermatogenesis-associated protein 13 isoform X2 → MRLFSSSRKDSFTAPATESPVGLPGLGMVDSFKKLRSSVLQGIQSRGASGLVGKCATENVNTVSNDATDYLSNGNLTASHCDSEIDDDEDIEGLQRNSRFSRSMRRAYGSGRIIMSDKNEERIAEGSIEHKKAKINGQAENISHTTVLSKLSKSAENLPVFKIPFRRKAPTPSPQSAPQKGTSSNGTPNIQRTTSASSADFADRRKTSMRMKAPMFKLVGSMTDLNILRRPSRSPSPGPPTLMSPLSSLHDDYSRRVPCRSASERRRRPSPVRARVMSAGHAVLVHAPPECNVAAEDGSLEIATCGFVTVNRSPPESQKEDLPNEVTSEEQRQEVLGQANGDSPETSGSTSPLSPVFLSESPTSPSPETTAVKSRRRSGRPRPRPISDYGQLLSRRHCIPEEAVVLNPDERTRSLNQDGIGNGVCESGEECTVDGNVPGRLPQRPVSVMGVEDLFSPDEEHLPSPLSRPPIPSHQVPPYKAVSARFRPTLLSQSTPIGLDRVGRKKLHRVLSDGVSDSSAALDDSVSEEEEEEGSFDADITPYLEPGVELSMLVEWISSGHAVYAEALWDHVTMEEEELAFKAGDVIRILDASHKDWWWGRGPEKEAWFPSCFVRVRVNQEDSSAGSVESVADQEDPVPREVHSSQHRQQMRTNVVQEIMNTERIYIKHLKDICEGYIRQCRKHPDMFTEPQLKTIFSNIEDIYQFQRQFLRDLEKKYNKEQPHLSEIGSCFLLQGEGFSIYSEYCNTHPAACAELQRLMKSSRYKHFFEWCRLLQQMIDISIAGFLLTPVQKICKYPLQLGELLKYTPKDHSDHSGVSDAYEAMKNVASLINERKRRLESVDAIAHWQVAILRWEGPDVLVRSSELIHSGELTRILRQGKMQQRSFFLFDHQLVFCKKDVLRRDLLHYRGRLDMDITEVLDIPDGRDPDLGLTLRNALRLRNAETLEFVCMLCCRKLEDKERWLQAFSKERRRVKEDQEMGIEISEEQRKQAIANARRAKQGKIKTVGYSGSVPPHHQTLHPLHQRHVTIPTSVPQQQVFSLAEPPKRKPYQLLYSITRNALFKKST